CATCGACACCCCAGTTCCAGGCGTCACGTTTTCACTTTCTGAGAATGTCCCCAACGCGCAGAACCAACCGAGCATTAGCAACGGAGGGCAGTTCACTTGGACACCTAGTGCTAACGGCACCTTTACTTTGACGTTTGGAGCCGTGAATTCTGATTTCAAAGCGGACAATGTCACGATCACATTTGAAGTCGTGAACGTCGTGATCTAGAGGCACGAACTAGAAACCAGCCAGTCCGCTGAACTTGTTAAACTTTGATGATTAGGCAGCCGATGATTCTGGTAGCGGTAGCTATGCGCACATTCAGCGCACCTGCCGCACTGCAGGGGGGCACACTTGTGCTAGCATCGTGACCTGGGTTTTCGCCTCAGGCATGATCGAAGGTGTGCCGAAGTGAGTTGCTACTTCGATTGGCTCTCGAAACTGCCTTTTAGACTTATCCCGCGTGCTGCTGTCGCGCTGGTGGCTTCGATGATTCTGCTTCAGCCAGCGTACGCGCAGAAGCAGCGATTTCCTGCACGCTCGGGCAGTCATTTCGCAGAGCGCGACTTTGCCGAAGTTGCGGCAGAGTTCAATCCTGAGTTGCGTGCAGAAACGTCGCCGCCTAGCGAAGAGGATCTCAACGACCTTCGCCAAGTCGATGCCAAGCAGTCTGCCGACTACGGTCAGCGACCAAGCTATCTGCTTGAAGACGATGCCTCCCGAGCTTTGTACAACGAGGAGGTTGATAGCGCCGTCGATGACTTCGTCGAGCAGGTGGCTTACTGCGATGAGCCCTCGTGCGGTTGCGATGACCCAGCATGTGGTTGCCCCGAGGCTAGCTGCGGATGCGAGTCGAGTTACGGATGTGAAGCGAGCTGCGGCTGCGATGATGGCTATTGCGACGTTGGTTCTTGCAAGTTGGACTGCGGTTCGTGTATTGAAGATCCTTGTTGCTCGCTTGGCGGGTGCGAAGCTTCATGTGGCGGCAGCACTTTTCAGGTTGGAGTCGAGTACGTTCTCTTAAAACCGCGTTTCAGCCAGAACAATGCGCTGACAGTGATGACGAGCAATGGCGCAAGCGTTGAGACGTTCACCGAGCGAAGCTTCGACTATGACCTGGAGTTCTCCCCCCGGGTATGGCTGGGTATGAGCCTCAGCGACCACTGGGGATGGCGAGTGACTTGGTGGGAATTTGATGAAAGCCCCGCCGTCGAATCTGCCTCTCCCGCGAACGGATTTGGCCGGGTTTCCCATCCTCACTTCGGCGACTTTGACCCAGTCGCAGACGACATCGACATTTCGACGAACGTCCCTTCGGATGTCTTCACGGCTGCCAGCGGACTGGATGTCTACACGATTGATTTGGAAGCCCTCAAGCGAAGCCGTTTGAATGCTTGGAATCTCGAAGTGGGCTACGGCATCCGCTACGCATCGAGCGAACAGAACTACCTTGCTGAGTTACGCAACAGCGTGAACACGCTGCGCGGCAGAATCGACTTTTGTCAGTACCTGGAAGGATTTGGCCCAACGGTCTCGTTGGCAGCGAGTCGTCCTCTCTTCGGTAAAGTTCGCCTGATGGGCTCGGCACGAGGCTCGCTCCTGTTTGGCGACGGAGAGTCCGTGATGGTAGCCGGTGAAGATCTCGACCTATCGACACCGTTCACCACGACACGGACAACCTTGCGTGACGACCTTCTATCCATTGGCGAGGCCCGGGTCGGTCTACAATGGCTGGGCGACGTTCACGATAATGGCCTGCAGTGGATGTTCTCCACAGCAATGGAAGGCCAAATCTGGGGCAATGCGGGGAGCGCCTCCAGCGAGGACGCCGATCTCGGTTTCTTCGGTTTCAATGTCGGTGGCGGCGTCATGTGGTAGGCGAGTTTCTCATCGCAGCTTGAACGGCTATCTCGCCTACTCCTCGCGATTCTACATTTGCGCCTCTTTCGTCGCACTTTCTGACTTTTTCTTGCGATCTGTTGTCATCTCTGACAGCCGGAAATTGATTGTTCTTTGGGAGAGTTCTCTCGTCCGCACCGGCTACTTGCCTAAATCGGAGAGAGCTTCCCAAAAGCCTGCAATTTCGCTCTCGGGAGAAGGAAGTCAGTCATGTCTGTTGTCAAACGATTGAATCTAGCGCTGTGTGCTGCACTTACGTCGCTAGCACTCGCCTTAACGCCGTCTTCAGCCGCAATTCGCACTTGGGTAGGAGGGAATGACCCTTGGGATGGGGATATTTTCAATTGGACCGGGATCGACGAGCCCGATCCCGATGACGATGCCGTGTTCAATACCGACAATGTGGTTGACATGGCGATGGACAACGAGATCCAGTCCCTAGACCTCTCAAATAGCATCACGCTCAATACGAAGAACCACTTTCTTGACGTGAACGGACTGATCACGCTCGCCGGAGCTGGTACGACGATTCGTGCTGGTGAGAACAATCTGGTGGGTCTTCCTCCGACTTCCGTATCGACTTACGGCGTAACGGTTGGAAACGGTGCCACCTATCAAAACGCGGGCTTCACTAGCATGATTGACCCTGCCGGAATTGGTCTGTTTGACATTGAAAGTGGTGGCACACTCTATGGCAACGGACTCATTCGTAGTGGCGATGGAATTGGCTCACCAACGGTTGTCTTCAACAACGACGGAGTGATCCGTCCTGGAACGGTCACGACGGGAATCGTGCTGGTGGGCGGAACTCCAGCAGCTCGAACCTTGACGCTTGCAGCCATTGATGGCGATGCACGCATTGATCTGGATGGCGTTACAGGCGGTGGTGCGCTGGACATCACGCGGAATCAGACTCTGGACATTGATGTACAGGTTGACGACGACTTCGACGGTGTGATTGACCTTGGTCACAATTCGACGCTTGATATCGAGGATGCCTGGGAGTTCGCCGGCACAATGAATGTTGAAAACGGTTTTGTTCCCGAGTCGGGGACTTTTCCTTTCATCATTCCCGCAATTCCCGCTGACGTCGCTTACCTCCAGGGGGGAGCGATCACCATGAGCGAGTCAACCACCACGATCAACGTGCTCGACAGCGACGGTACTTTGCAGTTTGATACAGCGTTCACGGCAAATGACGGGACGATCAACAACAATAGTCGCATCATTTTCAATGACGACGCCACGATTGGAGCAAGTGTCGACTTTCAGATGAATGGCGTCAACGCTGGGTTTACCGTCGGGGCCGGTGCCACCGTCACGATCAACGACGACGACATGGATTTCGATGGTGGCGGAGCGTCAACTAACGAGATCATTGTTGAAGCGGGTGGATTCCTTGATATGAATCTTGACTCCTTTGAGGGCAACGATCGTGCTGATGGGTTTCTGACGCTTAACAGCGGTTCAATGTCGCTGAATGTGACTGATGGCTCTTGGACGATGGAGCGTCGGCTGACACTCAATAATACGAATGGCACCGTGCCGACGGTGTCTGGCAGCGATATCCAGATTGGCGACGACGCGACCCTGGGGATCTCGAATGACGCGGACGTGCGTGTTGAGGGCAACGGTGCTTCACGGATTGCCGCCAACGTCACCTGGAACTCCGATGCAGAAGTCGACGTCGCCGCAGGTGCGACGCTTGCCGTGACTGGTTTTTCAACTTTCAATACCGTAGATCCGGGAGAGGCCGCGTTGTTCAATGGCCCAGGCAACATCTTCTTTGCTGGTGGGCAGGTCGGTGAAGAAGTGGTTCTGAACTTCAGTGGTGGAACCGTCGGATTGGACGGGGGCGGAGTTCCCATTATCTTCCTGAATGCCCCCGACTTTACGCTCGACGCTCCGCTGATCATCAACGCCGCAGAATTGGACAGTTACGGGCGTTCGGTAGTTTTTCCCGCCCCGGACGTTAGCGAGCTCACGATCAACACAACATCTGGTGGCAGGCTCGAAGTCAATCTCGACGACGCCAATGATGCTTGGACCGTGAACAGTAGCGGTGTTCTTAACGTCAACAGCAGTGGAATACTTTACCAAACCTTCTTGACTGGCAACGAATTAGAAATGGAAGGAACGATGAACGTTGACGGTTTTGCGCAGACGAACGCACGGATGGCGATCAGCGGCACGGTAAATATGAACGATGGCTCGGTAAGTCTACGATTCAGCGGCGGCGACCTCGTCAACGTGAACCGACTCGAAGGCGGCACGATCAATGGTCCCGGCGAGATCTCGGCTACTTCCGGAAGAGCCCTCGTTGGAAACGGTACGATCAATGCGAGTATCGATTTCGACGGCACTAGCCAGCTACTCGCTGACGACGGCACGCTAACGCTCACCAGCGCGATTCAGGATGTGGGAACCCTCGGTACTGCCGATAGCGACGGTATCCTCGAAGTCACTTCTGGTTGGACTACCAGCGATACCGATCTCGTGAGACTCCTTGGTGGAGAAGTCCGTGGGGCGACCATTACCAATGATGGTGCAGGTGGAATCGTCGGTAACGGGCTCGTCTCCGCTCGCGTGGTCAATACGACAAACATCAACGCTCAAAACGGTGGCACACTCATCGTTGAGACTGCCTTGAATAACAACGATTGGGACGGAGCAACGAACTCTGGACAGTTGATCGCCTCCACGGGCAACCTGGAATTACGCGATAACGCGGCCTTCCTTTTCCAGGGGCAAGTTACTGTGGGATCTGGTCAAAACGTGTTCGCCAACGGCTTCGAGATCGAATTCGAGCCAACGGCTACGTTGAACCTAACCAACGGTCTGTACCGTTCGACCAACGCCACGGACTTCGGTGGTGACATCAACGTCTTCGCCGGCGGTGCTTCGCGGATTCAGATTTCCGGGACTGCCGTGTTCGAGAATGGTAGTTCGGCCATGCTCAATGACGATCTGTTGCTCGACAATGCGAACTCAGTGGTTCAGGTCGGTGCCTCTTTCGTCGGAGGTGGCGACCTAGTCAACCTGCCGAACCGAACCCTGACACTGCTCGATGGATCGGTCGTTGGAGTCCAGGTTGTTAACGAAGGCAACCTTGAGATCGACGGTGCGGGAATCGGGCGTGCTGATGCAGCAGACTACGTGCAAGCCTCAACGGGCGTTCTGAACATTGACCTGATGGATACCATGCTGGGGGACTTCGACCGTCTTGTCTTGAACGGTCAGGCCGAGTTGGACGGCTTGCTTGATCTGTTCCTCACAGGCGGTTTCGTTCCAACGTTGGGAGATACATTCAACATCCTCTCAGCAACAGGAGGCATCAACGGCGTATTCAGTGCCATCGACCAACCGCTAACGATGCCTGCAGGCTTGGAGTTCGATGTGAACTACCTCGGCAACATCGTTCAGTTGGAAGTCATCAACTCACCGCTGTTCACGGCCGACTTCGACAACGATGGCGATGTCGACGGCATGGACCTTGCCGAGTGGCAGGGTGATTACGGCCTGAATGCTGACAGCGATGTCGAGCCCGATGGGGACTCGGACGGTTTGGACTTCTTGGAGTGGCAACGCCAGTTCGGCAGTGGTGTCGCTCCGGCAGTGGCCTTCAATACGAGCGTACCCGAGCCAAGTACAGGAATACTTTTCCTGCTGGCAACGAGCAGCCTGATCTCTAGAAGGCGACGCTAGTCGCGTCGCGTGCGGGAGAGGCGTCTGGCCGGGGTGCTTCAGCACCCCGGCCAATGCCTCTTGAAAAACTTAGGGAGAAAGCGACTCTTCTTCCAACCCAAGCTTCTTCATTTTCTTGTAAAGCGTTGTGCGATTCACGCCCAAAGCGTCAGCAGTGGCGTTCCGATTCCAAGCGAACTGCTCGAGGGTTTCGAGAATGATTTGTCGCTCAGGACCTTCGAGGGCTTCTTTGAGCGTCTTCTGGCCAACACGCGGGATCGCAATCGCTGGCGAGCCCACAATATCCTTCGGCAAGTCACCTGCAGTGATGACCTCAGTCTTGCCTAGAAGTACGGCCCGCTCAACCGCGTTTTGCAGCTCGCGAATATTGCCGGGCCAGGGGTAGGACTCCAAAGCGGCGAGAGCATCGTCGCTGAAGCCAGCCACTTTGCGGTTAGTGTCTTCTTGCAACTCGTTGAGGAAGTGCTGTGCGAGTAGCGGAATGTCGCTGCGTCGCTCGCGAAGCGACGGTACGTTGATATTGATGACGTTGACGCGGTAGTAAAGGTCCTGTCGGAATTTTCCTTCGGCAACCGCTTCGGCCAGGTCTTCGTTCGTCGCTAAGATCACTCTCACGTCAACCTTGAAGGTCTCCGAACCGCCAACTTGCTCGAACTCCAGCTCCTGCAGAACGCGAAGGAGTTTTACTTGCATCGCTGGGCTAGCAGTGCCGATTTCATCAAGGAAGATCGTGCCCCCATTGGCTTGCATGAACTTACCCACCTTGTCGGTGCTGGCGCTGGTGAAGGCACCTTTCACGTGGCCGAACAGTTCACTTTCAAGCAGGTTTTCTGGCAGGGCACCACAAGCGACTTCGATAAACGGGCGGCCCGCTCGGTCGCTGCGGCGATGAATCGCACGGGCGATCATGCTCTTGCCGGTGCCGCTCTCTCCGGTCACGAGGACGGTCGCCTTGGTGTCGGCAACGCTTTCGATCACCTCGAATACACGTTGCATCCGCGGATCGCGACCGACGATGTTGCCCATCGAGAAGTGCTTGTCGAGTTCCTTGCGGAGCTGCGTGTTCTCCTCCATGACCTGCCGTTGATTGAACGCCCGTTCCAGGGCCATCAGCAGCTCGTCATCGATCAGGGGCTTTGTCAGATAGTCGAGCGCCCCAGCACGGACCGCTTCAACAGCACTGTCGGCGTCGCCGTAGCCGGTCATGAGAATGACGTTTGTTGAGGGCTTACTCCGACGGATTTGCTCCAGCAGGTCGAACCCGTTGCCGTCTTGAAGGCGGACGTCGATGAGAGCCAGGTCGTAATCGTTCTTGCTGAGAAGTTCGACCGCTTCAACGCAACCGCGGGCAGCGTCAACAGCCAGCCCTTCGCTGCGGAGCCAATCGGTCATCGACTCAAGAACTTGGCGATCGTCGTCCACGACCAACAGTGAGCCATTCAACATGCGAGAAATCTCCCCTCTGAGGACCCGTCGCTACGCGGCAGACACGTGTCCTATCCAAGTCGTTAGTTTGTGGTGTGCGTGACAAGTGAGCGTTGGGCCCGCAGGCCTTTCTCTTATGCCACCAACCTAACGAGCCAAAAGCTTAAGAGGCGTTTGGGGAGAGAACGCCTCGAACGAGCCATTGTGGGGAGTGATCGCTGTGGTTGTTGCTAAATAAGTACGTCGCTAGTCGCGACGGGTCAACAAGGTTGCGAGAAAGCACCCCAAGAGAGGGGCCGATTGTGCGGGTTATAGTAGCGCTCTCGCTCCGCGAGAGGAAATGCGGATGTGGGAGACGTCCCCGATGCGCTCAACGCTTGTCGGCGGAAGAGTTGTTCAAGGCTGCTTTCCTATCGCGGAGCGATAGGGCTACGATGCCCGAGGATGCGCCTTCTCATACGCCTCACGCAGATTTGCCGTGCTGACGTGTGTGTAGATCTGCGTGGTGACAAGACTCTTATGGCCCAGCAATTCCTGCACACTGCGGATATCGGCTCCTCGATCAAGCAGATGCGTCGCGAAGCTGTGCCGCAGTGTGTGCGGGCTGGTCCGGCTGTCGAGGCCCGTTTCTTGGAGATACTTTTCTAACATCCGGCCCACGCTACGGGTCGTGAGTCGAGTGCCGAAACGATTCACGAACACTGGGGCGTCACGTCCCGAGGGTTCTTTAGTCGAAAGCTCTCGAGCCTGCATCCACTTCTGTAAGGCGCGAGTTGCGTAGGAGCCTAGCGGCGCAAGTCGCTCTTTGCGTCCCTTACCGCGGACACGCAGGATCCCTTGCGAGAAGTCGAGATCACCGTCGCAAAGGCCGACGAGCTCGCTGACACGCAGTCCCGCTGAGTAGAGCGTCTCCAGGATCGCCCGGTCTCTCAAGCCCAGTTTTTGGTCCGCTAGTGGTGCATCCAGTAGCTTGCCGATTTCGTCTGTCGAAAGAAAATGCGGCAGCTTGCGTCCCTTGCGAGGATTGCGGAGGGCACGAGCTGGATTACTGTCTGCCCAACCTTCACGCTGTCCGAAACGATAGAAACTACGCAGCGAGGCTAGTTTGCGAGCGATCGAAGTTTTCGCATAGCCGGCGTCATGCAGGGCAGAGAGAAACCCGCGCAGCTCGACCGCTTGAATTCTCTCCGGTTCAGGCGTGCTGCCATCTTCCTCGGCGAAGTATTCTGCGAACGACTCAAGGTCTTCGCGATAACCTTTGATCGTGTGCGGTGAGGAGTTCCGCTCCAGCTTGAGATGATTCAAGAACTGAGCGATCTTCTTTCGCATATTTGCAGCACGATACTAGAATAGCCGCGGTGCTACGCACCGCCGGTCCCCGAAAACGAATAACTATTGAAACGGTATTTCGTCGACCTTAATCTCTTTACTAGGAACATTGTTCCGCAGCTTTTGACTGAGCACGGCCGCATCGTACCAATTGAAGCTGAGTTCGGGATTCGAGGCGAATCGACCGAGCGTTCGCAGCGTCTTCGCGCGCTGAGAATCCTCGTAAAGAAATACGTACCGTTCCTTGCCCTTCACCAGGGCTAGCACATTGATGTCGTCACTCACAGGTCGAACCTTCTGCTGCGGGGCGTCACTTTTGTGATCCTGAGAAAGGCGTCTCTCAAGATCGGCGGGGTTGCGTTCGCCGCAATCGTCGGGTCATCCCTGACGATGGCTTCTCGGAGGCGAAATCGCTAGCAGTCTAGGGCCGCGGGGTTGCCGGAAAGCCGTTGCTGCTAAGAGGTTCTATCGGTCGTCAGGCCAGCGCCACACCACGCTTGTTTTGCGACTCCCGCCGCGGGCCGATAGCATTTCCGAGATGTGCATGTGACAGCAGAAGCGAATGAAGTCGTCGCTTCTTTGGAGATAGCCTTCCCAACCCCCGAAGCGTGCATCGTCTTGGAAATAGACGTAACCCTTGAGCGCCTCAGTAGTTTCTGGATCGTTGCCACGATAGATCTGCGTGTGATTGAGCACCGGACCGTAGTGAGGAACGCAGGCGGGCGGTGCCGGCGATTCAACTAAAGTGCCGATCATTCCGTCTGACGGCGTTGTGCCTGCTATTCCGCTGGTGCCGCTATTGTCAGTTGGAAGATGCAACAGCTCGGGCGTCGATTGTGCATTGCTGCCGTCGGCAGCTGGCAACGGCAATGCTTCTGCAGCGCTGGAATCGAAGGCAAGTGTTGGCTCATCAAACGGATCGCCGGCTGCTTGAGCGCTTTGGACGTCGTCGTAGACCGCCTGCTGGCTATCCGACTCCTCGTTGATGCTCGCGCCCGGCGGGGGTGGGAGAACTTTGGTTTGGGCGTCGCACGGGCTCGGTTGCGAGGTCATCTCCGCGCGAGCTTGGGCGAGTTGGGCTTCGTACACGAGCGAATCAGGGATGAACTCTTCCTCGGGCGTATTCCACGGGAGTCCGTAGCCCGCGGGGATTTCATGATGGCTGACGTTCGAAGAATACCATTCAACCTTCAAGCCGAGACGCGGCGGATAGTACGCTGAAAAGTCGGTCACTGAGCCAATTGCCACGGCATCAACGCCAAGGATTGTCGCCAAACGTTGTGCCTCGCCTGGGCCGTTGAGATCAATCTGATGGCGGATAATCGCTTCTTCGACGACGCCAACGGGCACGACTTCAAACCCGGGCGTTGCCTGCAACTCCGCGTAATAGCTAATGGCAAACTCTCGCCCATCGACGGTCGGCTCATCGCTTTGGTTGAAGAAAGGTGCCACCGCCACGCGGCTGAGCTGTGGGAACGGGTTGCGAATCACGGGCCGGTGTGTCACTTCGGGCAGTAACAGACTGCAGCCGGACTGCGACACCACAAGGGTTGCCAGCAACGCTGCAGAGAGCGTTTGAAGAAACGAGTTTGGCAACCAACGAGTCACGAGTAGAACTTCACCACGAAAGGATCCCCCCTTTCGAGCGTTACTCGCAATCATCGACAGACCCGTTACAATCGCTAAAGTGAAAGTAGCGTAAAAGTATGCAAATCATTCTGCTAGCAAGGGCCCTGCTAGCAACGAAACCTTTCGAGACCTTACCCAGCTTGACTATGACTGCCAGATTCCAAACGTCGAGAAAGCTGCGGCTCGAATCGCTAGAGGTTCGCACCCTGCTCGATGCAGCGGGGGTAACGATCATTACCCATGGGGCTCAGGTTATTTCTGGGCTACCCGACTGGGAAGTTACTCTTGGGCAGGCAATTCTTGATCGTGCCGATGGCGCCGCGACAGATCGAACCACCGGTAGCATTTTTCAGCACGACCAGACAACCGGGCAGTGGACGCCGCTCGGAGGTGGCGTGTGGAACAACAGTAATTCCGCCGACGAGCATATTGTCTTGCTCTACAACTGGTCGAACGAGTCGGGCAACTTAGCCGACGGTTGGTCGGATGCTGCGGCTGACAATCTCTTCGCGAGCCTCCTTGATGACAATGATTATTTGCTAGGCGATATCTCAGGACGCAGTTTCTACGAATTGACACTTGAGGAGCCGGCTTTAGAAGAAGGTGGCATCGTCGACTTTCACTTCATCGGACATAGCCGTGGCGCTGTCGTGAACTCTTTGGTTACAGAGCGTTTTGATGCTTACTTCGACACAATGATCGATCACGTTACTTCGCTTGATGGGCACCCGGCCAGTGCAATGAACGATCGCGGCTACGATCCAAACAACCCGAATGAAAACAGTCGTATCTTCACCTACGACAACGTGGTATTCGCGGACAACTACTACCAACAGGATGGAGCCTACGAGCCGCTGCTATTTGACTTCAATGGCGTGCAGGCAAATGGGGCTTACAACTTCCGTATTCCTACGCCAGTGATCGAAAACGGCGGTAGTTCACTGGAGCACAGTGACGTCCACACCTGGTACTACGGTACGGTGACGGAAGCATTCGCCGGCGACTACTCGGGTTTTAGCGGTGCCGGTCGCAATAACGATGGCGACGTGAGCTTCCCCGAAAGTTGGTGGGGAAACTCAGGAGTGCCGGACCGTGATGCAACCGGATTCCATTTCACTCAGATCGCTGGCGGCAGTCGTGAGGGGCTGCCTGAGTTTCGCACGAAGATCGACTCGGGAGTCATTGAGACAGTCAACAACGGCGACTTCCGCCACGGTGATGGCTTCTTTAGCGACTCACCTCCCGGCTGGCTCAATCACGGTGGTGGCGGTTCGGGACCGTTGGGAGGTGGGCAGTCGTATCTTGAGCTCAACTCCGGCGGGAACGATTTTTTCCGTCGCCATAACCCACTCTGGTTCGATGTGAACACCGTGTCCGTCGAGTACGACTATTGGATCAACAACTCATCGGGGAACGACCAACTCGAAGTCTTGGTTGGCAATACAGTGATCGATACGATTTCGCTCAGTTCGACCACAAGTGACTTCGTCCTCAATCGTCAGGCGAACCTCGGTTTCGCCCACGGCGGATTTGTCGACACGCTCACTTTCCAGATCAACGATACCGCTAGCAATGGGATCGATTCCGCCGTGCGGATCGATAATATCCGGCTCATCATTGATGTTCCCAATTCGGAAGCGGACTTCGACGATAGCGGCACAGTCGCCGGCAGCGACTTCCTCGCTTGGCAACGAGATGCTGGCAAGCCTCTGGGAGCGACGAACTCGCAGGGCGACGCGGACTTCGACGGCAACGTCGATCTCGACGACCTAAACCTCTGGCAGCAACAATACGGCACCACGCCCACCAACGCCGCTAGCGGCTTCGCTGAGCGGTCTACCGATAGCCCAACGGAGCCCCTCCTTAGCGGCAACACCTGGATCGACCGCTTTGGCCTTGAGCTGCCCTGGAAGCGGGAGAAAACGCTGTTTCCCAGGCTCCGTGGTTTCTTTCATTTTTTCTCGTAACACTCCCGTAGCCGATTCGCTTAGCTCTTTAGAAGCGACGCTCGGGTCGCCTTGGCGACGTGTACGAGAAACTTACCTTGCAGGCACACGGCGTTCGATAACGCTGCTCGTACGCTGCCAAGGTGGCTCGGCGTTGTTTTGTAGTGGGCATTAGGCAGTGTTGTTCTTCAACCAACGAAACTGCCTCCTGCTCACTGCCCCTTTTTTCTCAACGCTACCGCTTGGTCGAGCGCGTCGGTGAAGTCTTCGTGGCCGGAGCCAGACCAACTCACCTGGCCGTTGACGAAAATGACATACGTTGGGATCGCACGA
The genomic region above belongs to Lacipirellulaceae bacterium and contains:
- a CDS encoding sigma-54 dependent transcriptional regulator: MLNGSLLVVDDDRQVLESMTDWLRSEGLAVDAARGCVEAVELLSKNDYDLALIDVRLQDGNGFDLLEQIRRSKPSTNVILMTGYGDADSAVEAVRAGALDYLTKPLIDDELLMALERAFNQRQVMEENTQLRKELDKHFSMGNIVGRDPRMQRVFEVIESVADTKATVLVTGESGTGKSMIARAIHRRSDRAGRPFIEVACGALPENLLESELFGHVKGAFTSASTDKVGKFMQANGGTIFLDEIGTASPAMQVKLLRVLQELEFEQVGGSETFKVDVRVILATNEDLAEAVAEGKFRQDLYYRVNVININVPSLRERRSDIPLLAQHFLNELQEDTNRKVAGFSDDALAALESYPWPGNIRELQNAVERAVLLGKTEVITAGDLPKDIVGSPAIAIPRVGQKTLKEALEGPERQIILETLEQFAWNRNATADALGVNRTTLYKKMKKLGLEEESLSP
- the xerC gene encoding tyrosine recombinase XerC, which encodes MRKKIAQFLNHLKLERNSSPHTIKGYREDLESFAEYFAEEDGSTPEPERIQAVELRGFLSALHDAGYAKTSIARKLASLRSFYRFGQREGWADSNPARALRNPRKGRKLPHFLSTDEIGKLLDAPLADQKLGLRDRAILETLYSAGLRVSELVGLCDGDLDFSQGILRVRGKGRKERLAPLGSYATRALQKWMQARELSTKEPSGRDAPVFVNRFGTRLTTRSVGRMLEKYLQETGLDSRTSPHTLRHSFATHLLDRGADIRSVQELLGHKSLVTTQIYTHVSTANLREAYEKAHPRAS
- a CDS encoding Lpg1974 family pore-forming outer membrane protein, which translates into the protein MSCYFDWLSKLPFRLIPRAAVALVASMILLQPAYAQKQRFPARSGSHFAERDFAEVAAEFNPELRAETSPPSEEDLNDLRQVDAKQSADYGQRPSYLLEDDASRALYNEEVDSAVDDFVEQVAYCDEPSCGCDDPACGCPEASCGCESSYGCEASCGCDDGYCDVGSCKLDCGSCIEDPCCSLGGCEASCGGSTFQVGVEYVLLKPRFSQNNALTVMTSNGASVETFTERSFDYDLEFSPRVWLGMSLSDHWGWRVTWWEFDESPAVESASPANGFGRVSHPHFGDFDPVADDIDISTNVPSDVFTAASGLDVYTIDLEALKRSRLNAWNLEVGYGIRYASSEQNYLAELRNSVNTLRGRIDFCQYLEGFGPTVSLAASRPLFGKVRLMGSARGSLLFGDGESVMVAGEDLDLSTPFTTTRTTLRDDLLSIGEARVGLQWLGDVHDNGLQWMFSTAMEGQIWGNAGSASSEDADLGFFGFNVGGGVMW
- a CDS encoding PEP-CTERM sorting domain-containing protein (PEP-CTERM proteins occur, often in large numbers, in the proteomes of bacteria that also encode an exosortase, a predicted intramembrane cysteine proteinase. The presence of a PEP-CTERM domain at a protein's C-terminus predicts cleavage within the sorting domain, followed by covalent anchoring to some some component of the (usually Gram-negative) cell surface. Many PEP-CTERM proteins exhibit an unusual sequence composition that includes large numbers of potential glycosylation sites. Expression of one such protein has been shown restore the ability of a bacterium to form floc, a type of biofilm.) produces the protein MSVVKRLNLALCAALTSLALALTPSSAAIRTWVGGNDPWDGDIFNWTGIDEPDPDDDAVFNTDNVVDMAMDNEIQSLDLSNSITLNTKNHFLDVNGLITLAGAGTTIRAGENNLVGLPPTSVSTYGVTVGNGATYQNAGFTSMIDPAGIGLFDIESGGTLYGNGLIRSGDGIGSPTVVFNNDGVIRPGTVTTGIVLVGGTPAARTLTLAAIDGDARIDLDGVTGGGALDITRNQTLDIDVQVDDDFDGVIDLGHNSTLDIEDAWEFAGTMNVENGFVPESGTFPFIIPAIPADVAYLQGGAITMSESTTTINVLDSDGTLQFDTAFTANDGTINNNSRIIFNDDATIGASVDFQMNGVNAGFTVGAGATVTINDDDMDFDGGGASTNEIIVEAGGFLDMNLDSFEGNDRADGFLTLNSGSMSLNVTDGSWTMERRLTLNNTNGTVPTVSGSDIQIGDDATLGISNDADVRVEGNGASRIAANVTWNSDAEVDVAAGATLAVTGFSTFNTVDPGEAALFNGPGNIFFAGGQVGEEVVLNFSGGTVGLDGGGVPIIFLNAPDFTLDAPLIINAAELDSYGRSVVFPAPDVSELTINTTSGGRLEVNLDDANDAWTVNSSGVLNVNSSGILYQTFLTGNELEMEGTMNVDGFAQTNARMAISGTVNMNDGSVSLRFSGGDLVNVNRLEGGTINGPGEISATSGRALVGNGTINASIDFDGTSQLLADDGTLTLTSAIQDVGTLGTADSDGILEVTSGWTTSDTDLVRLLGGEVRGATITNDGAGGIVGNGLVSARVVNTTNINAQNGGTLIVETALNNNDWDGATNSGQLIASTGNLELRDNAAFLFQGQVTVGSGQNVFANGFEIEFEPTATLNLTNGLYRSTNATDFGGDINVFAGGASRIQISGTAVFENGSSAMLNDDLLLDNANSVVQVGASFVGGGDLVNLPNRTLTLLDGSVVGVQVVNEGNLEIDGAGIGRADAADYVQASTGVLNIDLMDTMLGDFDRLVLNGQAELDGLLDLFLTGGFVPTLGDTFNILSATGGINGVFSAIDQPLTMPAGLEFDVNYLGNIVQLEVINSPLFTADFDNDGDVDGMDLAEWQGDYGLNADSDVEPDGDSDGLDFLEWQRQFGSGVAPAVAFNTSVPEPSTGILFLLATSSLISRRRR